From Nitratidesulfovibrio vulgaris str. Hildenborough, a single genomic window includes:
- the kdsB gene encoding 3-deoxy-manno-octulosonate cytidylyltransferase, with protein sequence MSAPRTCYGIIPARYASSRFPGKPLAEILGRPMFWHVYDRARRCAAFDEVALATDDARIADAANVLGVPCVMTAEHHPSGTDRVHEAAMRLGVPDDAVVVNIQGDEPALDPRMLDQLVAPFADASVRVATLAMALSAQEAQSPDRVKVVVAANGDALYFSRADIPFVRDGDVGGDTAGRLGHIGLYAFRMEALRRFTQLPPSRLEQTEKLEQLRLLENGIAIRVVPTTYRTHGVDRPEDIDVIINLLRENDG encoded by the coding sequence ATGAGCGCACCCCGAACCTGCTACGGCATCATCCCAGCGCGCTACGCTTCGTCGCGCTTTCCGGGCAAGCCCCTTGCCGAGATCTTGGGCAGGCCCATGTTCTGGCATGTCTACGACAGGGCACGGCGTTGTGCGGCCTTCGACGAGGTGGCCCTCGCCACCGACGACGCCCGCATCGCGGACGCCGCGAATGTACTCGGCGTCCCCTGTGTCATGACGGCGGAGCATCACCCGAGCGGCACCGACCGGGTACACGAGGCCGCCATGCGCCTCGGCGTGCCCGATGACGCGGTGGTGGTCAACATACAGGGTGATGAACCGGCACTCGACCCGCGCATGCTCGACCAGCTTGTGGCCCCGTTCGCCGACGCATCGGTGCGCGTCGCCACGCTGGCCATGGCCCTGTCAGCCCAAGAGGCGCAAAGCCCCGACAGGGTCAAGGTCGTGGTCGCCGCCAACGGCGATGCCCTCTATTTCTCGCGGGCGGACATACCCTTCGTGCGCGACGGGGATGTCGGGGGCGATACCGCAGGGCGTCTCGGCCATATCGGGCTGTACGCCTTCCGCATGGAGGCGCTGCGGCGTTTCACGCAGCTACCGCCTTCACGACTTGAACAGACTGAGAAACTCGAACAGCTGCGGCTGCTCGAGAACGGTATAGCCATTCGTGTGGTGCCTACCACCTACCGTACCCACGGCGTGGACAGGCCCGAAGACATCGACGTGATCATCAACCTGCTGAGGGAGAACGACGGATGA
- a CDS encoding HD-GYP domain-containing protein, which produces MATCCYPAGTYGGGMSCRRVLEPFLHELSESLGRAIDAKDPCTSTHSEEVATVSHALALALRLTPGDADIIHIAGHLHDIGKIGIPDAILFKPDRLSDEEWGVVRRHPGMGAEMLRPVAALQLHGIPVMVGQHHERFDGKGYPQGFSGRAIHPGARIIAVADGLSAMMQRRSYRAAWTFDEALEEVVRCRGTQYDPEVVDALRATQAPVRGIMEAFAEDAHYAETGCATEGHMADVAGLAHVTPA; this is translated from the coding sequence ATGGCAACCTGCTGCTATCCGGCAGGCACCTACGGCGGTGGCATGTCATGCCGCAGGGTGCTTGAACCGTTCCTGCATGAGCTTTCCGAGTCACTCGGCCGGGCCATAGATGCCAAGGACCCGTGCACCAGCACCCATTCTGAAGAAGTGGCCACGGTGTCTCACGCGCTTGCCCTGGCCTTGCGGCTTACGCCCGGAGATGCCGACATCATCCATATTGCAGGACATCTGCATGACATCGGCAAGATAGGCATCCCCGACGCCATCCTCTTCAAGCCGGACCGCCTTTCCGATGAAGAATGGGGCGTCGTGCGGCGTCATCCCGGTATGGGGGCCGAGATGCTACGCCCTGTGGCCGCGCTGCAACTGCACGGCATCCCGGTCATGGTGGGGCAGCACCATGAGCGTTTCGACGGAAAGGGTTACCCGCAAGGGTTTTCAGGACGCGCCATCCATCCGGGGGCGCGCATCATCGCCGTGGCGGACGGGCTGTCGGCCATGATGCAACGTCGTTCATACCGGGCGGCATGGACGTTCGATGAGGCCCTTGAAGAGGTCGTGCGCTGCCGTGGCACACAATACGACCCGGAAGTGGTGGATGCCCTGCGCGCAACGCAGGCCCCTGTGCGCGGTATCATGGAAGCGTTTGCGGAAGATGCGCATTATGCCGAAACGGGCTGCGCAACGGAGGGGCATATGGCCGATGTTGCAGGTCTTGCACATGTGACTCCTGCGTAG
- a CDS encoding pyridoxal-phosphate-dependent aminotransferase family protein, with protein MRTQEGPLGHPLRNIKALLLMGDGPSGVPDSVYSALALPTVGPLDPGFDEILDRLQGQLRNIFNVSDGVCAVLDGPAAVGMETCLVNLLEPGERLLVLDNGMGGERLRETAQRLGLAVDVLTVPWGDPVLSEQVAQRLARSDYHAVVMVHAESSTGVRSPVGAVGDLVSMHGALFIVDCETSLGGMDVDMARWRADALFASSHKCLSCPPGLAPVAFSMRALDRVGRRRTPIPGRYFDIALHLDYWQGAPRVCHLMPSVNLLYALHMALEGVLNEGLPNVFARHRAAHEQLVTGLAALGLRPLADVPWRLPMLHVVPAPEGVDAEDVRGRLRAEHGIEIGGGVGRLAGRVWRIGLMGHSARTTNVVALLEALGRLL; from the coding sequence ATGAGAACACAGGAGGGCCCCTTGGGGCATCCGTTACGGAATATCAAGGCATTGCTGTTGATGGGGGACGGCCCGTCCGGTGTGCCCGACAGTGTGTATAGTGCGCTTGCCCTCCCAACGGTGGGGCCGCTCGACCCCGGTTTCGATGAAATCCTCGACAGGCTTCAAGGGCAGTTGCGGAACATCTTCAATGTGTCGGACGGCGTGTGCGCGGTTCTTGACGGGCCCGCTGCCGTGGGGATGGAGACATGCCTCGTCAATCTTCTTGAACCGGGCGAGCGTCTTCTTGTGCTCGACAACGGCATGGGCGGTGAACGACTGCGGGAAACGGCGCAGCGGTTGGGCCTTGCCGTCGATGTGCTGACCGTGCCGTGGGGTGACCCCGTTCTCTCTGAACAGGTCGCACAACGGCTTGCCCGCAGCGATTACCACGCCGTGGTCATGGTACATGCCGAATCCTCGACAGGCGTGCGAAGTCCGGTCGGTGCCGTGGGCGACCTTGTGTCCATGCACGGCGCCCTGTTCATCGTCGATTGCGAGACCAGCCTCGGGGGGATGGATGTGGATATGGCACGGTGGCGTGCCGATGCCCTCTTCGCGTCGTCGCACAAGTGCCTGTCGTGCCCGCCGGGGCTTGCCCCCGTGGCCTTCTCCATGCGGGCGCTGGACAGGGTTGGCAGACGGCGTACTCCAATCCCCGGACGTTATTTCGATATCGCCCTGCATCTGGACTATTGGCAGGGCGCGCCGCGCGTCTGTCACCTCATGCCTTCGGTGAATCTGCTCTATGCCTTGCACATGGCACTGGAGGGCGTGCTCAACGAGGGGTTGCCCAACGTGTTCGCCCGTCATCGCGCTGCGCATGAGCAGCTTGTGACCGGACTTGCTGCGTTGGGTCTGCGACCGTTGGCGGATGTGCCATGGCGGTTGCCCATGCTGCATGTGGTGCCAGCCCCGGAAGGGGTGGACGCGGAAGATGTGCGGGGCAGGCTTAGGGCTGAACATGGCATCGAGATTGGCGGCGGGGTGGGACGTCTTGCCGGACGGGTCTGGCGCATCGGTCTCATGGGGCACTCGGCCCGGACGACCAATGTCGTGGCATTGCTGGAGGCCCTTGGGCGGCTGCTGTAG
- a CDS encoding peptide chain release factor 3 has translation MSTRLEREVARRRTFAIISHPDAGKTTLTEKLLLFGGAIQMAGAVKARKSGRHATSDWMAMERERGISVTTSVMQFPYGDHMVNLLDTPGHQDFSEDTYRVLTAVDSALVVIDVAKGVEAQTRKLMDVCRLRDTPVMTFINKLDRDGLPPLDVMADIEENLRIECVPLTWPIGMGSDFKGTYNLLKRELHLFSASHHGRIQEGILIRDLDDPLLDEHLGPQADALRMDLALLEEAGTPFSREKYLRGEQTPVFFGSAINNFGVRELLDNFVDLAPAPRPRPAITREVSPHEESFTGVVFKIQANMDKAHRDRMAFMRICSGTFTRGMKLRHHRVGKDVTVANATIFLAQDRSGVEEAFPGDIIGIPNHGTIKIGDTFTESKEELKFTGIPSFSPEHFRRVRLRNPLKAKQLQKGLEQLAEEGAVQLFRPQVNNDYILGAVGVLQFDVIISRLHDEYSVEAAYEPCSIHTARWLHCNDRKVFAEFCDYYSAELAIDAEGALAYLAPNPWRLESAMERYPAVEFRTTREIR, from the coding sequence GTGAGCACCAGACTCGAACGTGAAGTGGCGCGCAGGCGCACCTTCGCCATCATCAGCCACCCCGACGCAGGCAAGACAACCCTCACCGAAAAGCTGCTGCTCTTCGGCGGGGCCATCCAGATGGCTGGCGCGGTCAAGGCCCGCAAGTCGGGTCGTCACGCCACGTCGGACTGGATGGCCATGGAACGCGAACGCGGCATCTCGGTGACCACTTCCGTGATGCAGTTCCCCTACGGCGACCACATGGTCAACCTGCTCGACACGCCGGGCCACCAGGACTTCTCCGAAGACACCTACCGCGTGCTCACCGCCGTGGACTCGGCACTGGTGGTCATCGACGTCGCCAAGGGGGTCGAGGCACAGACCCGCAAGCTCATGGACGTATGCCGCCTGCGCGACACCCCGGTCATGACCTTCATCAACAAACTCGACCGCGACGGTCTGCCGCCGCTCGATGTCATGGCCGACATCGAAGAGAACCTGCGCATCGAATGCGTGCCGCTCACGTGGCCCATCGGCATGGGGTCCGACTTCAAGGGCACCTACAACCTGCTCAAGCGCGAACTCCATCTCTTCTCGGCCAGCCACCACGGGCGCATTCAGGAAGGCATCCTCATCCGCGACCTTGACGACCCGCTGCTCGACGAACATCTCGGGCCGCAGGCCGACGCCCTGCGCATGGACCTTGCCCTGCTCGAAGAGGCGGGCACGCCGTTCTCACGCGAGAAGTACCTCCGGGGCGAGCAGACCCCCGTCTTCTTCGGTTCCGCCATCAACAACTTCGGCGTGCGTGAACTGCTCGACAACTTCGTCGACCTCGCCCCCGCCCCTCGGCCTCGCCCGGCCATCACGCGCGAGGTGTCTCCGCATGAGGAGAGCTTCACCGGCGTCGTGTTCAAGATTCAGGCGAACATGGATAAGGCCCACCGCGACCGCATGGCCTTCATGCGCATCTGCTCAGGCACGTTCACCCGCGGCATGAAGCTGCGCCATCACCGTGTGGGCAAGGACGTGACCGTGGCCAATGCCACCATATTCCTCGCGCAGGACAGGTCGGGCGTCGAAGAGGCCTTCCCCGGCGACATCATCGGCATCCCCAACCACGGCACCATCAAGATAGGCGACACCTTCACCGAATCGAAGGAAGAGCTGAAGTTCACCGGCATCCCCAGCTTCTCGCCGGAACATTTCCGCCGAGTGCGGCTGCGCAATCCGCTCAAGGCCAAGCAGTTGCAGAAGGGCCTGGAGCAATTGGCGGAAGAGGGCGCGGTGCAGCTTTTCAGGCCGCAGGTCAACAACGACTACATCCTCGGTGCCGTGGGCGTGTTGCAGTTCGACGTCATCATCTCGCGCCTGCATGACGAATACTCCGTCGAGGCGGCCTACGAACCGTGCTCCATCCACACCGCCCGGTGGCTGCACTGCAACGACCGCAAGGTGTTCGCCGAATTCTGCGACTACTATTCCGCCGAACTCGCCATAGACGCCGAGGGAGCACTGGCCTATCTCGCCCCCAACCCGTGGCGGCTCGAATCGGCCATGGAACGCTATCCCGCCGTGGAATTCCGGACCACCCGCGAGATACGCTAG
- a CDS encoding Dabb family protein — translation MLKHIVWWTLKDEAEGATGAENGRKMLEMLRGLEGRIPSLRSIDVSMEFLGSTTEPCQIILLSTHDDAEGLKAYAEHPEHMKCVEFIKKIVASRKAIDFIV, via the coding sequence ATGCTCAAGCACATCGTCTGGTGGACACTCAAGGATGAGGCCGAAGGCGCTACCGGGGCCGAGAATGGCCGCAAGATGCTGGAGATGCTGCGCGGTCTCGAAGGACGCATCCCCTCGTTGCGCTCCATCGACGTGTCCATGGAATTTCTGGGCAGCACCACCGAACCCTGCCAGATCATCCTCCTGTCGACGCACGACGATGCCGAGGGGCTGAAGGCTTACGCCGAGCATCCCGAACATATGAAGTGCGTGGAGTTCATCAAGAAGATCGTGGCCTCGCGCAAGGCCATCGACTTCATCGTCTAG
- a CDS encoding long-chain fatty acid--CoA ligase → MEELSLYTLRHVLERSAVLYADQPSLSQLGCEPLTFRDLHDHAEHLALWLRDNGVGTGDRVALLAENSPNWGIAYFAITGMGAIAVPILPEFHADAVQHILRHSEAKAVFVSERLFPKLEEGEGIADSLMCISMETFQSIAQGTTRDMLRELKSKGLREFRKLRDKAKRLANMADAAPAEDDVAAIIYTSGTTGHSKGVVLTHRNIVWDADAVKSIVKLGPGDRMLSILPLSHTYECTLGLVLPVLNGAHVHYMDKPPTARALLPAMAQVRPTAMLSVPLVIEKIFKTALLPKLTGSWLKQRLYAIPFVRRKLHALAGRKLLESFGGALRIFCIGGAGIAPDVERFLREANFPYAIGYGLTETAPLVAGSGPASTRLTSTGFTLDGVDIAIDAPDPATGEGEIIVRGPNVMREYYKAPQITASAFTPEGWFRTGDLGKFDADGYLYIKGRLKNVIIGPSGENIYPEEVEAIIHQSPFVLESLVFQQDGRLVARIHLDAARLDESFGDLPALKQREKIDALLETLRNEVNTKVSTFARLAKVIEQTEPFEKTPTHKIKRYLYVEQ, encoded by the coding sequence ATGGAAGAACTTAGCCTCTACACGTTGCGGCATGTGCTCGAACGCAGTGCCGTCCTGTATGCCGACCAGCCCTCGCTCTCACAGCTTGGCTGCGAACCGCTGACCTTCCGCGACCTGCACGACCACGCAGAACACCTCGCCCTGTGGCTGCGTGACAACGGCGTCGGCACTGGCGACCGGGTGGCGCTCCTTGCCGAGAACAGCCCCAACTGGGGCATCGCCTACTTCGCCATCACCGGCATGGGTGCGATTGCCGTGCCCATCCTTCCCGAATTCCACGCCGACGCGGTGCAGCACATCCTGCGCCACTCTGAAGCCAAGGCGGTGTTCGTATCCGAACGCCTCTTCCCCAAACTGGAAGAGGGTGAGGGCATCGCCGACAGCCTCATGTGCATCAGCATGGAGACGTTCCAGTCCATCGCACAGGGAACCACGCGCGACATGCTTCGCGAACTCAAGTCAAAAGGTCTGCGTGAATTCCGCAAGCTGCGCGACAAGGCGAAGCGACTCGCCAACATGGCCGACGCAGCCCCTGCGGAGGACGACGTCGCAGCCATCATCTACACGTCAGGCACGACGGGCCATTCCAAGGGGGTCGTACTGACCCACCGCAACATCGTCTGGGACGCCGATGCCGTGAAGAGCATCGTGAAACTTGGCCCCGGAGACAGGATGCTCTCCATCCTGCCCCTCTCCCACACGTACGAATGTACGCTGGGCCTCGTGCTGCCCGTGCTCAACGGCGCGCACGTCCACTATATGGACAAGCCGCCCACGGCGCGTGCCCTTCTCCCCGCCATGGCGCAGGTGCGCCCCACGGCCATGCTCTCCGTACCGCTGGTCATCGAAAAGATCTTCAAGACCGCGCTGTTGCCCAAACTCACCGGGTCGTGGCTCAAACAGCGCCTTTACGCCATTCCCTTCGTGCGTCGCAAACTGCATGCGCTTGCGGGGCGCAAGTTGCTCGAATCGTTCGGCGGGGCACTGCGCATCTTCTGCATCGGCGGTGCGGGTATCGCCCCCGATGTGGAACGCTTCCTGCGCGAGGCGAACTTCCCCTATGCCATCGGTTACGGGCTCACCGAGACGGCCCCCCTTGTGGCGGGTTCCGGCCCGGCGTCCACACGTCTTACGTCCACCGGGTTCACCCTCGACGGTGTGGACATCGCCATTGATGCGCCCGACCCCGCCACGGGGGAAGGAGAGATCATCGTTCGCGGCCCCAACGTCATGCGCGAATACTACAAGGCACCGCAGATAACGGCCTCGGCCTTCACCCCCGAAGGCTGGTTCCGCACGGGCGACCTCGGCAAGTTCGACGCCGATGGCTACCTGTACATCAAGGGCAGGCTCAAGAACGTCATCATCGGCCCCAGCGGGGAGAACATCTACCCCGAAGAGGTCGAAGCCATCATCCACCAGTCGCCTTTCGTCCTCGAATCGCTGGTCTTCCAGCAGGATGGCAGACTGGTGGCACGCATCCACCTCGATGCAGCCCGGCTGGACGAGTCCTTTGGTGACCTGCCCGCCCTCAAGCAGCGCGAAAAGATAGACGCCCTGCTCGAGACCCTCCGCAACGAGGTCAACACCAAGGTGTCGACGTTCGCCCGGCTTGCCAAGGTCATCGAACAGACCGAACCCTTCGAGAAGACACCCACGCACAAGATCAAACGCTACCTGTACGTGGAGCAATAG